Proteins co-encoded in one Malus sylvestris chromosome 7, drMalSylv7.2, whole genome shotgun sequence genomic window:
- the LOC126627955 gene encoding GDSL esterase/lipase At5g03610-like isoform X1, with protein sequence MLSSKLHVCMYVCIYMYISSSSQHLSPRTLLLINILVSMEKKPTVASSFCLLLLCVATSTVAEVLEAHPHLHHQPHKNDGSIKLFVFGDSYADTGNVRKSVSPSWKEPYGITFPGKPAGRFSDGRVLTDYLAQFLGIRSPLPYALRKYAKKSKLENGMNFAYGGTGVFDTLVSGPNLTTQIGFFQQLLEQEKVYDKRDLIKSSVALVSVAGNDYTTHFVKPGNGSKDLAEFTKSIVKQIAVDLMRIRDLGVRKIAVTALEPMGCLPLLTSFLSYQNCSETLNLASMFHNQVLRQNVEQLNKESKKSAFIILDLYGAFLSAIKPQKDHQAGKMMVQIDDPLKPCCVGLGSEYSCGSVDESTGAKKYGICSNPERSFFWDTVHLSQNGWNDVYSSLKSSLHQLYS encoded by the exons ATGCTCTCGAGTAAGTtacatgtatgtatgtatgtatgtatatatatgtatatatcgtCCTCATCCCAGCATCTTTCCCCAAGAACATTACTCCTAATTAATATTCTGGTTTCAATGGAGAAGAAACCCACCGTCGCCTCTTCATTTTGTCTCCTTCTTTTATGTGTCGCCACTTCAACTG TAGCAGAAGTTCTTGAGGCACACCCCCACCTTCACCACCAACCTCACAAAAATGATGGTTCCATCAAACTTTTCGTATTCGGGGACTCGTATGCTGATACCGGGAATGTCAGAAAATCTGTATCTCCTTCGTGGAAGGAACCTTATGGGATCACATTTCCTGGAAAGCCTGCCGGCCGCTTTTCCGATGGTCGTGTGCTCACTGATTATTTGG CTCAATTTTTGGGTATAAGATCTCCATTACCTTACGCATTGAGAAAATATGCGAAGAAATCGAAACTGGAGAACGGGATGAACTTTGCATATGGAGGGACGGGAGTTTTCGATACGTTGGTGAGTGGACCAAACTTGACCACCCAAATCGGCTTTTTCCAACAGCTGCTTGAACAAGAAAAAGTGTATGACAAACGCGACCTAATTAAATCCTCCGTAGCTCTAGTGTCAGTTGCGGGGAACGACTACACAACTCATTTCGTTAAACCAGGCAATGGCAGTAAG GATTTGGCAGAGTTCACCAAATCGATTGTTAAGCAGATTGCTGTGGATTTGATGCGCATACGTGATTTGGGAGTGCGAAAAATAGCAGTGACAGCACTAGAGCCCATGGGATGTCTGCCGCTCTTAACTTCCTTCCTTTCCTATCAGAACTGCAGCGAAACGCTCAACTTGGCGTCGATGTTCCACAACCAAGTTTTGCGCCAAAACGTGGAACAGTTGAATAAGGAGTCGAAGAAATCTGCATTTATAATCCTGGATCTCTATGGCGCATTTTTGTCTGCAATTAAGCCCCAGAAAGACCATCAAG CAGGGAAAATGATGGTCCAGATTGATGATCCACTGAAACCGTGCTGTGTCGGGTTGGGCAGCGAATACTCATGTGGGAGTGTGGACGAGAGTACCGGAGCAAAGAAGTACGGCATATGCAGTAATCCTGAGAGGTCCTTCTTTTGGGACACGGTGCACCTCTCTCAGAATGGTTGGAATGATGTTTATTCCTCTTTGAAATCTTCTCTTCATCAATTGTATTCGTGA
- the LOC126628643 gene encoding rRNA-processing protein fcf2-like, whose product MAKSKAAIGLSWEPKLPAFSSASKNRDGSGSKPRPEANPLWKPSTQLVDGLFVPPNDPVKRNKLAKKQIKDTAGTSWFDMPAPTMTPELQKDLQLLKLRNVMDPKRHYKKGDAQPNKYFQVGTVIESPLDFFTSRLTKKERKVSLAEEVLSDRNLGNYRKRKVREIEEKNRPGGNEKWKIKGKGSYQRAKQRRH is encoded by the exons ATGGCGAAAAGCAAGGCGGCGATTGGGCTCTCGTGGGAGCCAAAGTTGCCGGCTTTTTCATCGGCCTCCAAAAATCGAGATGGGTCTGGCTCCAAACCTCGCCCCGAAGCTAATCCGCTTTGGAAACCCAGCACGCAGCTTGTAGATGGCCTCTTCGTTCCGCCGAATGACCCGGTAAAGCGGAACAAATTGGCCAAGAAGCAGATCAAAGACACTGCTGGAACAAGCTG GTTTGACATGCCTGCACCAACCATGACCccggagttgcagaaagatctCCAATTACTCAAG TTAAGGAATGTTATGGATCCAAAGAGACATTACAAAAAGGGGGATGCACAACCGAACAAGTATTTCCAG GTAGGGACAGTGATAGAGTCCCCATTAGATTTCTTCACAAGCAGACTTACAAAGAAGGAAAGGAAGGTGTCCCTTGCAGAGGAAGTGCTTTCTGATCGTAACCTTGGCAACTACAG AAAGCGGAAGGTTCGTGAGATAGAAGAGAAAAACCGGCCGGGTGGAAATGAAAAATGGAAGATAAAGGGGAAGGGGTCGTATCAGCGTGCAAAGCAAAGAAGGCATTGA
- the LOC126628641 gene encoding probable aspartyl aminopeptidase — MAAITRLQQMQLPHSPLTVKPSVLFPNPNQLRRSRPRTFSTGPILCSTNSPHLPQSSVSAAVANTSIIGDLLDYLNESWTHFHATAEAKRQLIAAGFHLLSENDEWDLKPGGRYFFTRNMSCLVAFAVGEKYSVGSGFHAIAAHTDSPCLKLKPRSASSKSGYQMINVQTYGGGLWHTWFDRDLSVAGRVILRGSKGSFLHKLVKVKRPLLRIPTLAIHLDRTVNKDGFKPNIETQLIPLLASKLEEASLETKEKSTTASSKADHHPLLMQVLSDELNCNIDDIVSIELNICDTQPSCLGGGNDEFIFSGRLDNLASSYCALRALIDSCESPGDISNEHAVRMVALFDNEEVGSGSIQGAGAPTMFQAMRRIISCLAEKYVGECAFERAIRQSFLVSADMAHGVHPNFMDKHEEHHRPEMQKGLVIKHNANQRYATSGVTSFIFKEIGKIHNLPTQEFVVRNDMGCGSTIGPILASGAGIRTVDCGIPQLSMHSVREICGKEDIDIAYKYFKAFYQTFSSIDRKLDIDS, encoded by the exons ATGGCAGCGATAACTCGATTGCAGCAAATGCAACTCCCCCACTCTCCTCTCACCGTCAAGCCTTCCGTACTTTTCCCCAACCCCAACCAGCTCCGCCGCTCACGTCCTCGCACTTTCTCCACCGGTCCTATCCTCTGCTCCACCAACTCCCCTCATCTCCCTCag AGCTCGGTTTCTGCGGCGGTAGCGAATACCTCAATCATTGGGGATCTGCTCGACTACCTCAACGAGTCTTGGACTCACTTTCATGCTACCG CTGAAGCGAAAAGACAACTAATTGCTGCTGGTTTTCATTTGCTGAGTGAGAATGATGAGTGGGACCTGAAGCCTGGTGGCCGGTACTTCTTTACACGGAATATGTCTTGTTTGGTTGCATTTGCTGTTGGAGAGAA GTATAGTGTTGGTAGTGGTTTCCATGCGATTGCTGCACACACAGACAGTCCGTGTCTAAAATTAAAGCCAAGATCTGCATCATCCAAGTCTGGTTATCAAATGATCAATGTGCAGACATACGGAGGTGGTCTCTGGCATACTTGGTTTGATAGAGACCTAAGTGTGGCAGGCAGGGTGATATTGAGAGGCAGCAAGGGCTCCTTTCTGCATAAGCTTGTCAAAGTGAAGCGACCTCTGTTACGAATACCGACACTGGCCATTCACCTTGACCG CACAGTAAACAAGGATGGATTTAAACCGAATATAGAGACTCAACTTATTCCTTTACTGGCATCCAAACTAGAAGAAGCATCTCTGGAGACAAAAGAGAAAAGTACCACAGCATCTTCAAAAGCTGATCATCATCCTTTGCTCATGCAG GTTTTATCAGATGAGCTCAATTGTAACATAGACGACATAGTGAGTATTGAGTTGAATATTTGTGATACCCAACCGAGCTGCCTTGGAGGTGGAAACgatgaatttattttttcagGAAGGTTGGATAATCTGGCCTCAAGTTACTGTGCGTTAAGGGCTCTCATTGATTCATGTGAATCACCTGGTGATATCTCAAATGAACATGCTGTACGGATGGTTGCTTTATTTGACAATGAGGAG GTTGGTTCAGGTTCAATTCAGGGGGCTGGTGCACCAACTATGTTTCAGGCTATGAGACGTATAATTAGTTGCTTAGCTGAAAAATATGTTGGTGAATGTGCTTTTGAGCGTGCAATTCGCCAATCATTTCTTG TGTCTGCAGACATGGCTCATGGAGTACACCCAAATTTCATGGACAAGCATGAAGAACACCATCGTCCTGAAATGCAAAAAGGTCTAGTTATCAAGCATAATGCAAACCAGCGCTATGCTACTAGTGGGGTCacatcttttattttcaaagaaATTGGCAAAATCCATAACCTTCCGACTCAG GAATTTGTGGTGAGAAACGATATGGGATGTGGATCTACCATAGGTCCCATACTAGCTTCAGGGGCTGGCATTCGTACCGTCGATTGTGGCATTCCTCAGCTTTCTATGCACAG TGTGAGAGAGATTTGCGGGAAGGAAGATATCGATATTGCATACAAATACTTCAAGGCATTCTACCAAACTTTCTCAAGCATAGACAGGAAGCTGGATATAGATTC GTAA
- the LOC126627955 gene encoding GDSL esterase/lipase At5g03610-like isoform X2 → MLSSKLHVCMYVCIYMYISSSSQHLSPRTLLLINILVSMEKKPTVASSFCLLLLCVATSTVAEVLEAHPHLHHQPHKNDGSIKLFVFGDSYADTGNVRKSVSPSWKEPYGITFPGKPAGRFSDGRVLTDYLAQFLGIRSPLPYALRKYAKKSKLENGMNFAYGGTGVFDTLVSGPNLTTQIGFFQQLLEQEKVYDKRDLIKSSVALVSVAGNDYTTHFVKPGNGSKDLAEFTKSIVKQIAVDLMRIRDLGVRKIAVTALEPMGCLPLLTSFLSYQNCSETLNLASMFHNQVLRQNVEQLNKESKKSAFIILDLYGAFLSAIKPQKDHQGKMMVQIDDPLKPCCVGLGSEYSCGSVDESTGAKKYGICSNPERSFFWDTVHLSQNGWNDVYSSLKSSLHQLYS, encoded by the exons ATGCTCTCGAGTAAGTtacatgtatgtatgtatgtatgtatatatatgtatatatcgtCCTCATCCCAGCATCTTTCCCCAAGAACATTACTCCTAATTAATATTCTGGTTTCAATGGAGAAGAAACCCACCGTCGCCTCTTCATTTTGTCTCCTTCTTTTATGTGTCGCCACTTCAACTG TAGCAGAAGTTCTTGAGGCACACCCCCACCTTCACCACCAACCTCACAAAAATGATGGTTCCATCAAACTTTTCGTATTCGGGGACTCGTATGCTGATACCGGGAATGTCAGAAAATCTGTATCTCCTTCGTGGAAGGAACCTTATGGGATCACATTTCCTGGAAAGCCTGCCGGCCGCTTTTCCGATGGTCGTGTGCTCACTGATTATTTGG CTCAATTTTTGGGTATAAGATCTCCATTACCTTACGCATTGAGAAAATATGCGAAGAAATCGAAACTGGAGAACGGGATGAACTTTGCATATGGAGGGACGGGAGTTTTCGATACGTTGGTGAGTGGACCAAACTTGACCACCCAAATCGGCTTTTTCCAACAGCTGCTTGAACAAGAAAAAGTGTATGACAAACGCGACCTAATTAAATCCTCCGTAGCTCTAGTGTCAGTTGCGGGGAACGACTACACAACTCATTTCGTTAAACCAGGCAATGGCAGTAAG GATTTGGCAGAGTTCACCAAATCGATTGTTAAGCAGATTGCTGTGGATTTGATGCGCATACGTGATTTGGGAGTGCGAAAAATAGCAGTGACAGCACTAGAGCCCATGGGATGTCTGCCGCTCTTAACTTCCTTCCTTTCCTATCAGAACTGCAGCGAAACGCTCAACTTGGCGTCGATGTTCCACAACCAAGTTTTGCGCCAAAACGTGGAACAGTTGAATAAGGAGTCGAAGAAATCTGCATTTATAATCCTGGATCTCTATGGCGCATTTTTGTCTGCAATTAAGCCCCAGAAAGACCATCAAG GGAAAATGATGGTCCAGATTGATGATCCACTGAAACCGTGCTGTGTCGGGTTGGGCAGCGAATACTCATGTGGGAGTGTGGACGAGAGTACCGGAGCAAAGAAGTACGGCATATGCAGTAATCCTGAGAGGTCCTTCTTTTGGGACACGGTGCACCTCTCTCAGAATGGTTGGAATGATGTTTATTCCTCTTTGAAATCTTCTCTTCATCAATTGTATTCGTGA
- the LOC126627955 gene encoding GDSL esterase/lipase At5g03610-like isoform X3, whose protein sequence is MHSRKPYVLHLKAMESLLKKPTVASSFCLLLLCVATSTVAEVLEAHPHLHHQPHKNDGSIKLFVFGDSYADTGNVRKSVSPSWKEPYGITFPGKPAGRFSDGRVLTDYLAQFLGIRSPLPYALRKYAKKSKLENGMNFAYGGTGVFDTLVSGPNLTTQIGFFQQLLEQEKVYDKRDLIKSSVALVSVAGNDYTTHFVKPGNGSKDLAEFTKSIVKQIAVDLMRIRDLGVRKIAVTALEPMGCLPLLTSFLSYQNCSETLNLASMFHNQVLRQNVEQLNKESKKSAFIILDLYGAFLSAIKPQKDHQAGKMMVQIDDPLKPCCVGLGSEYSCGSVDESTGAKKYGICSNPERSFFWDTVHLSQNGWNDVYSSLKSSLHQLYS, encoded by the exons ATGCATTCGAGAAAACCCTACGTGCTGCATTTGAAGGCTATGGAGAGCTTGTTGAAG AAACCCACCGTCGCCTCTTCATTTTGTCTCCTTCTTTTATGTGTCGCCACTTCAACTG TAGCAGAAGTTCTTGAGGCACACCCCCACCTTCACCACCAACCTCACAAAAATGATGGTTCCATCAAACTTTTCGTATTCGGGGACTCGTATGCTGATACCGGGAATGTCAGAAAATCTGTATCTCCTTCGTGGAAGGAACCTTATGGGATCACATTTCCTGGAAAGCCTGCCGGCCGCTTTTCCGATGGTCGTGTGCTCACTGATTATTTGG CTCAATTTTTGGGTATAAGATCTCCATTACCTTACGCATTGAGAAAATATGCGAAGAAATCGAAACTGGAGAACGGGATGAACTTTGCATATGGAGGGACGGGAGTTTTCGATACGTTGGTGAGTGGACCAAACTTGACCACCCAAATCGGCTTTTTCCAACAGCTGCTTGAACAAGAAAAAGTGTATGACAAACGCGACCTAATTAAATCCTCCGTAGCTCTAGTGTCAGTTGCGGGGAACGACTACACAACTCATTTCGTTAAACCAGGCAATGGCAGTAAG GATTTGGCAGAGTTCACCAAATCGATTGTTAAGCAGATTGCTGTGGATTTGATGCGCATACGTGATTTGGGAGTGCGAAAAATAGCAGTGACAGCACTAGAGCCCATGGGATGTCTGCCGCTCTTAACTTCCTTCCTTTCCTATCAGAACTGCAGCGAAACGCTCAACTTGGCGTCGATGTTCCACAACCAAGTTTTGCGCCAAAACGTGGAACAGTTGAATAAGGAGTCGAAGAAATCTGCATTTATAATCCTGGATCTCTATGGCGCATTTTTGTCTGCAATTAAGCCCCAGAAAGACCATCAAG CAGGGAAAATGATGGTCCAGATTGATGATCCACTGAAACCGTGCTGTGTCGGGTTGGGCAGCGAATACTCATGTGGGAGTGTGGACGAGAGTACCGGAGCAAAGAAGTACGGCATATGCAGTAATCCTGAGAGGTCCTTCTTTTGGGACACGGTGCACCTCTCTCAGAATGGTTGGAATGATGTTTATTCCTCTTTGAAATCTTCTCTTCATCAATTGTATTCGTGA
- the LOC126628642 gene encoding uncharacterized protein LOC126628642 — protein MEGSVAEDLGAPESWEVAGLDDALNRLMLSSNKDSKPPQSLSDVPPLVSSSSDASDKFSEDAVNQVDQFLREALQNPRERLSILRMEQDVEKFIRDPLQQQLEFQQLPTSYLRLAAHRVAQHYSLQSMVLLDDNLPDGSGSRIIVRKTPECRLPLIRLADIPLNLPSEDSGVTKVAIKQRPQKWSQGGNSVDSNSLKANSAKSVEERKEEYNRARARIFNSSINTSGSSSGKSESEPKLQDTPQHVPLVMPKVEDMSNVSELHSGRGLIETSTSSNRTARIRPEKEPIGRYKPNNRVAIFRDHEIDRKDPDYDRSYDRYMQRFDPGFGFNGGPYAIQPMYTPALNYNTEFPQLGSAHRPQISTEHQACPLPQHLPGPWVPPSPPAGIGYGHPETIITPFNPNHVGARSTSGIYLHSSQYPCQRPGMPFVHPHEHVHQPFSQSHQQQPDASFGLARPW, from the exons ATGGAGGGCTCTGTGGCGGAGGATCTCGGAGCCCCGGAGTCATGGGAGGTCGCCGGTTTGGACGACGCCTTGAACCGCCTGATGCTttcctccaacaaggattccaaGCCCCCCCAAAGCCTCAGCGACGTCCCGCCTTTGGTTTCCTCTTCTTCTGACGCTTCTGATAAGTTTTCCGAGGATGCCGTCAATCAGGTCGACCAGTTCCTTCGCGAGGCCTTGCAAAACCCTCGGGAGCGCCTATCAA TTTTACGAATGGAGCAAGATGTGGAGAAGTTTATCCGTGATCCTCTTCAGCAGCAACTAGAGTTTCAGCAGTTGCCCACTTCTTATTTACGCTTGGCTGCACATCGTGTGGCTCAACATTATTCGCTTCAGTCAATGGTTTTATTAGATGATAATTTACCTGATGGCTCTGGTTCCAGAATTATTGTCCGCAAAACTCCTGAGTGTCGACTCCCTTTGATTCGCCTTGCAGACATCCCTCTTAATTTACCGTCGGAAGACAGCGGTGTTACTAAGGTTGCAATAAAACAGAGGCCACAGAAATGGTCACAGGGTGGAAACAGTGTAGACTCAAATTCATTAAAGGCAAACAGTGCTAAAAGTGTGGAAGAACGGAAAGAGGAGTATAACAGGGCTCGTGCACGAATATTTAACTCTAGTATTAATACGAGTGGCAGTTCAAGTGGGAAATCAGAAAGTGAACCAAAGCTGCAGGATACTCCACAACATGTACCCTTGGTGATGCCAAAGGTGGAAGATATGTCAAATGTTTCTGAGTTGCACTCTGGTAGGGGTTTAATCGAGACTTCAACAAGTAGCAATAGAACAGCTAGAATTAGGCCAGAGAAGGAGCCAATTGGGAGGTACAAACCAAATAATAGGGTAGCTATATTTAGGGATCATGAGATTGACCGTAAGGACCCTGATTATGACAGGAGCTATGACAG GTACATGCAAAGATTTGATCCTGGGTTTGGATTCAATGGTGGCCCATATGCCATCCAGCCTATGTATACACCTGCATTGAACTACAACACCGAATTTCCTCAACTTGGTTCTGCACACAGGCCTCAGATTTCTACTGAACATCAGGCTTGTCCTCTTCCACAACACCTACCTGGGCCTTGGGTTCCACCATCGCCCCCTGCTGGAATTGGGTATGGTCATCCGGAGACCATAATCACACCATTTAATCCGAATCATGTTGGTGCACGATCAACATCTGGCATTTATCTGCATTCATCCCAGTATCCTTGTCAGCGCCCTGGAATGCCCTTTGTCCATCCTCATGAACATGTTCACCAACCTTTTTCACAG TCTCATCAACAGCAACCTGATGCAAGTTTTGGGTTAGCCCGGCCCTGGTGA